TGATCGAGCGCGCCGAGGTCGTCGGTGCCGTACACGGGCGCATGCTGGTTGCGCAGCTTTTCCTTCAGGGGGATGAGCGGGAGCGTGGGGCCGCGTTTGACCGACGAACGGTACGGCGGATAGACGTACGCCGGGTGCGAGTCGAAGTCGCGCGGCGACAGGATGGACTCGGCCATGGGGTGTCTCCTGGGGTGGATTATTGGGGGAAGAGGCTCGCCGCCGGCAGCGGTTGGCATTGCGAGCCGATGCAGCCACTTTATCCAAAGCGAAAAGTTATGCAAAATGATGTTTTCTCGCATCTCGTATAACGAACCGTTATGCAAAACCGGCTCGCGGACGGACGCGTCAAGTTCCGCCATCTACAGTGTTTCCTCGCCGTGGCCCAGATGGGCAGCGTGCAGCAGGCCGCCGAGAGTCTTTCGGTCACGCAGCCAGCAGTGTCGAAGACGATCGCCGAGCTGGAGTTGGTGCTGGGCGTGAAGCTATTCGAGCGTGGCCGGCACGGTGCGGTGCCCACGCGCGAGGGGCAGCTTTTCATGCCGCACGCGAGCGCTTGCGTGAGCGCGCTGCGCCAGGGCGTGGCTTTGCTCGCGCGCGACGAGGGCGCGGTGACCGCGACGCTCGATATTGGCGTGCTGCCGACGGTGGCGACGGCGTTGTTACCAGCCGCGCTGCGTCACTTCGGGGAGGAGTGGCCGCGCGTGAGCGTGCGGCTGCTGACGGGAGCCAACACCGAACTTCTCGAGCGGCTGAAGACCGGGGCGATCAGCTTCGCGGTGGGCCGCCTTGCCGACCCCGAGCGCATGGTGGGCCTGAGCTTCGAGCAGTTGTACAACGAGCCCCTCGCCGTGGTGGTGCGCGCCGGGCATCCGCTCGCGCAGGGGGCGGGGCTGCCAGCGCAACTCGCGTCGTTCCCGCTCGTGCTGCCGCCGTTCGGCACATTGATCCGCCAGGCTGCGGATAGCCTGCTCGCGGCGTGGGGCGCGCTGCCGCTGTCCGCGTTCGTCGAATTGCTTTCGGTTTCGGTGGGGCGCGCGCTCGCGCTCCAGAATGACGCGGTGTGGTTCGTGCCGGCCGGCGCCGTCGAATACGACCTCCGGCGCGGCACGCTGGTGCGGCTGCCGCTGCCTTCGGCGGGCGGCGAAGAGCCTGTGGGGCTGGTTCAGCGCACCGATACCCAGCCCACGCCTGCCGGTCGCGCGCTGATCGAGGCCGTGCGGCGCGCGGCGCGCGAGCGCGAAGTGCGACCGGATGGCTCCGCCGCGCCGCGGAAGCGGCGAGCGCGTGCTGCAAACATTTCCGCTGACAAGCGTTCGCCCAGCGCGAAGCGTTGAGGCTTCCAGCAGACCTGAAGCCGCGCTCTGGATTCAGCCGGTCGAGAGCTTCGTCTTGGCGCGCGACTTCGACGTAGCCGGTGCGTCAGGCGCGACGCCGGGCAAACGCGCGCTCGTGGCCATCCACAGCACTTCGGCGTCTTCCTCGCCCGTCGAAATGGCCGCGTGCCCGGTGCGGCTGTCGAAGTAGAGGCTGTCGCCCGTTTCAAGGTAGGTCGGCGCGTAAAGCTCCGAATACAGGCACACGCTGCCGCTGATCACATAGAGAAACTCTTCGCCTTCGTGGCGGCCCCAGTCGTCGAATGCGTCGAGCGAATGTGCGGTGATGCGGATGCGAAACGGCAACATCGCCTTGTGTGCGAGATCGGTGGCGAGCAACTCCATTTGATAGCCGCGATAGGCGTGGCGCTGACCCGCGCCGTTGCGCGTGAGCGCGCGGCGGCCGCCGGCATTAAGCTTGGGCGGGGTGCCGAACAGTTCGGCCAGGTCGATCCTGAGCCCGCCGACGATCTTTTGCAGCACGTCGAAGGTTGGCGACATCAACCCGTTTTCGACCTTCGACAAGGTCGAGCGCGAGACGCCGCACAGGCGGCTGGCGGTATCGAGCGTAAGGTCCTGGGCGACGCGTGCGGCGCGCACGCGGCGGCCGAGGTCGGTAGTCGCCGTGCTGGCGGAGGGGGTGAGCGTGGAATCCATGGGCGACGTTCGAAGACTGACGAAAAGCCCTGGTTGGGCCGCGCGATCTGTTACCGATCATATCAAACGGTTGCTCGCGCGAAAGCCTGGCCGAATGGCGCGGCCCGGCCGGTGGTCATGGCGTCGGCGGCTGGCAGGAGCAAGTCATCGAGCATCATTGCACTGGTTAATTGAAAAATAAAACGACTCGATTTAAAGATTTTTAAAATTTAATCCGCCGCTAATTTGACAAATTTTAAAGATTTCTTGGGTTTGATATTAGAGTGGCGCTTCAATATGCGTCCATGCGTCGCGGCTCACACGGAAATTGATATTTATCATTGTAATCAGATGATGTAGATCAAGTGGAGAGAGCGAAATGCATGACGAACGACTCGAATTATTGCTGGCAATCTCGCGAAGAACGCTCGGGATCGAGACCTTCGAGCTGACAGGGAAGCCGACGGCCGACGCACGCCTCGTGAGCGTGGAGGATATTGGCCGCGCGCTGGAGTCGGCGTACGACGCCGGGCTGATCGTCGGTTACCGCATGGGCCGCGCGGAGTGCGAGCAGAGCGCCTGAATACCACGTGAAGCGATTTAGGGACGGCGTTCTTTAAACAGGACGCCGTTTTTCATTTTCGCTGGTATTAATTCGTTAATAAACCGTGCTCCTGAATAGCACATCGACGTTGCTCAATCACGAATGCTTTTGTGCGTTTGCGGCGATTACCAGGGAAACCTGATCAATCAAACAAGCCGACGCAACGGCGCGAGCGACCAGTCGTGTGGCACGCCATGCACAGCGAAAAACCACGCGGCAACCCATGACGCAGCGACGACGATCAGGTCGCAACGTCCGCTGCGCCACCAGTTCAGAGAGTGGCGCTGAAAGATCCACGGCACACCCAGCGGATTGGGCCAGTCGGCGAACAGGTGGATCAAGCCTCCGCAAGCGAAGCCGAACGCGGGCGCCGCGAGTGGCACGTGCCCGAGTCTGTGATACGACCATACGAGCAATGCAATCCAGCCGATGCCCCAGTGCGTGAGCGTGCGATGCGTGATCCAGAGGCGCCGCTTCTTGCGCCACCATGCGACTTCCAGCCAGTCGGGCGCCGAGCCGCCCGCGACACCCGCCGCGAAGGCGAGCGCGGCATAAAGATGCCAGGCGCTATCAGCGCCCTGATGCGTGACGATTGCGGCGGCGATGACGCCTGCGGCCCAACCCGTGGCGTGATGTGCGGTGCCTGATGCCATGAAGCGGTATGTTGCGAAGTCGAAGGGGGCGCAATCTTCGCAGATGTGTCGCCGTTATGACAGGGGTGACATGCGGGCGACATGAGGTACGTCGTGCGGCCCGGGCGCTGCCCGTGCCAGCCGCTCGGGCGTCAGGTCGTGCAGCGCGCTACGTCGAAGCGCAGTTCTTCTTCAGGCGGATCGTTCGACGCGGAAGCGCCATGCGTCACGCGAATGACCGAACCGTGGCCGTTCGGCGTGAGCGTGACGAAGTACGCTGCGTCCGAGCGCGAGCCCACGCTCAGCTCGGTCGTATTGCCGTCTCGCGAAGCATGCACGTGCGGCAAGCGGTCTTCGAGGCAACTCGCAACCGACGACGCCGAACGCGCCGACGAAGCGTAGATCATCGGCTCACCGTTTGAAGCCGTGCCGGACGGCGGTGTCGAACCGCAAGCGGCGATGAGTGCGAGCGGGGTAGCGGCGAGAAGTCGTAGCGTGAGCGTTTTCATGGCGGCGTGACAGTATCGAAGCAGCGGATTATGCCAATGAGTATACGCACCCTGATCTGGATCACGGTCCACGCAGACGTAAAAAGATGCAACAGCTAACAAGAAGAAACGCACATGCGCGTGTGACGCATGTGCGTTTCGCGAAGGAAAGGCAGCGCTGCGGGTCGTGCCGCGTTTGCCTTAATCCGAGCGATCAGAAGCGGTGACGCAGGCCGATCGTCGCCGCTACCTGGTTGTTTGTCGACGAAGGCGAGAGCGTATTGATCGCGGCCACGTTCGCGATGCCCGAGCCGTCGGCGTTATAGCCGAGCGAGCCCGAAGCGTGCTGGTAGACGCCGGCGAGATAAACGTCCGTGCGCTTGCTCAACGAGTAGTCGGTGCCAAGCACCACCGTGTGCCACTTCGGGCTGTTGTTGCTGCCGTTGCCCGTGACTGTGCCGTCGGTGAACGTGTAGGAGCCAACGAACGCGAGCGCTGGCGTCAGATGGTAGGCACCGTTGATCTCATAGTTGTCGAGGTGCAGGTTCAGGCCCGAGAGGCCCGGCAGCGGCGCGCTGCCGCCACTCGAGAGACTCTGCATGCCGTCGATCTGCGAGTGCGTCCACACGAAGCCAACTTGTGCCGGGCCGTACGTGTAGTTCACGCCCGCGCCAAATGAGCGTTGCAGTTGCGCCGAGATGTTCTGGTCAGCCGAGGCCGCGCTGTTCGCGGCACCCAGACCGCCGGAGTTGTTCTGCTGTGAATAGGCGGCCGCGAACTCCAGCGGACCGTTGCCGTATGACGCGCCGACGCTCCACGCGCGGCCATTCGCGAAGCCGTTCGCGTCGTTGCTGAAACCGTACAGGCCGCCGAACTGGAAGCCCGAGTAATTGGCGCTGGCGTACTTGACCGAATTCTTGATCGAATAGCTTTGGGCGAGGTTGTCGTTGTCGAATGGGTGGCCCGCGAGGTTGTTGCCGAAGCCCGCACCGGCTTCCGAGAGCGGCGAGAGGTAATCGACCATCGAGTCATACTGCCGGCCGAGCGTGAGCGTGCCGAACTGATCGCTCTTAAGACCGACGTAGGCCTGGCGGTTGAAACCGTTGTCGCCGTTCTTGTAACCGCCGTTGTTGAGATTGAATCCGCTCTCCAGAGTGAAGATCGCTTTCAAGCCGCCGCCCAGGTCTTCGGCGCCGCGAAAGCCGAAGTAGTTGTTGGAGAGGGCGCCGCTGCCCTGAGCCCACAGGCTGTGACCGCCGACGTTATTCGCGTAGACGATGCCGGCGTCGAGTGAGCCGTAAAGGGTGACGCTGCTTTGCGCATGGGCACTGATGGCGAATGCGCCGAGGACGCCTGCAAGAATGAGTGCTTTTTTCATGTTTTTCTCCGGTCAGAACTTGGGGAATCTCAGGTCGAATATTCTGAAAATCGATTTCGCGCCCGGTTGATTCGAAACGAAGTGTAGGCCCGGGATTCGGAGTATTTACGCGGGTCGGCGCAACAATAGATCCATCTCATTTCGCGATTGGCATTAATCGTCGTAAGTCACTGCATTTAAAGGGATTTGTAATTTCATTATCCCGTGCGACAAAATGATCCGTAGGAATAATCCGTTGCGTACTTGCGACGGTGCGGCAAAGCCGCGCGGGTGCTGACTTAGCGTGAATTCAATTCTTTTTCAAGAGTGATTCTCGTCGTTTCGTGAAAGGTACTGTTCCAGATCATGAGCTGAACACGCACACCGCATGGGGCTACAATCTCTTCAGCCCTCGACCAAGGGTGGTCTTTTTTCATCTGTTTTTACGCGGCTCTCGGGCCGCGTTTTTTTGGCCCGTGGAAAATCATTTGCAATTAATGCGCGCAGCGGAATGGTGCGTTGCGGAAAATGCAGTGATTCAAATTGCTGGCGGATATTCGGATTCGGTGGCCGGATAATCGGAAATTCGCGAAAGAGCAAGACGGGGCGCCCGGCACGCTGCGCGATCCGGGTAGAATCTTGCCCTTGCCCCGCGACGGGCCAGTCCCGCCGCAGACCCCGATGAAAGCCCTGCCATGACCGATTCTTCTCCCGCAACCGATCCCGATTTCCCCGCCGAAGACCCTGCTGCCGAGGCCGAGGTGATCCAGGAAGCCCGCCTGTGGCGCAAGGACGGCTGGACCGCGCGCGTGATCAAGAATGAGGACGACGACGGCTGGGCCGTCGAAATGATCAAGGACGGCGAGCCGGAGCCTGCGTTAGTCGGCCCGTGGACCATGGGTCGCGACAAGAAAAATCCCAAGCCGCTCGATACGTCGGCGTTCAACACGCTCGTGAAGACCGCTTCCGAGGTGTTGCGCCGGCACGAGCAGCAATTGCGCGCGCTGCTGCACAAGCGTGTGAGCGTGCAGACCGCTGAGGGCGACGTGGACGTGACGCTCGATATCGTTCCCGACGAGTACGAGCCTTACGCGCTCGTCAGCGCGATCGACGCGTTTGGCGCACAACTCGCGCAGGCGCGCGTCGCGCCGAACTTCAAGCTCACGAAGGCGCGTGCCGAGTCCTGGGCCGAAGGCGGTTTCGGGCGGATCGAGTAAATATCAGCGGCCGCCTGCTCACTCCTGCTTGCAGAAGATCGCAGTCAATAGCGGACCGGCATGGTGGACGATGGCGTTATTGCCTGCCGCCGTGAGCGCCGCCTGCACCCTGGCCTGGGTGCCGACCACGACCGCCCCATAGGCGGAAGGGGCGATGGGCTTGCCGTCGCCGGTCTTGAAAAGCGGGTCGTCCTTCTGGAAACCCACTATGGCGAACACGCTGAAGCCATAGGCGGTCATGTGCCCGCCGCGCGCAGGCCAGAACGCGTTGATCGAATTGCTTTCGACCTTCATGGGTTTCGGATCGATCAGGCTTTGCGTGATCAGCCCCGAGATGAAGTCGTGCGCGGACTCGCTGCAGGTCAGCGAGTCGTCGATGACGGCGGCGCGGGCATTGCCGGCGAGAAGTGTCAGGAAAGCGAGAAAAAGGGCGGCAAAGGTAAAGCGTTTCATTGCATGAATGGCGAAAGTGCGTGCGCCAGGGCCGCAATGCGGCGGGCGCACAACGCCCGGGCTGGCGCGAAGGGTGCACTCTACGCGTGTTCGGACGATTCCGCTTGCTGCGTTGCGAGAGCCGATCTGGCGCCTTGACTTACAAAGCCACAAGTTAAACGTTGTAAGAACGTCGGAATGCCTGCAAGTTTTTTGGAAGGCGTATATATTTCGCGGTTATGACCGAAAAAGACAAACCTGCAAAAACGGCTCCGCGAGCGGTGCCGCTGCCGCGCACGTGGGACGCTCGCGCGGCGCGTTGGCTCGTCACTCCGCTTGTACCCACGCGCGTTACCCCGAATCACCTGACCACGCTGCGACTCCTGATTGGCGTTGCCGGCGGCTTATATCTGGCGCGCGGAGGCTTTCTGCACGTCAATATTGGCGCATTTCTGATCGTATTGTCGAATTTTGTTGATCATACCGACGGCGAACTGGCGCGTATCAGCGGCAAAACCAGCCGTATCGGACATTTCTACGATCTCGCGGCGGACGCTCTCGTCACCGTCCTGCTGTTCCTGGGCATGGGCTATGGCCTCGGCGCCGTGGCCGGCCACTCGGGCGCCGGATGGCGTGTGCCGCCGGCCGTGCTCGGCGGCATCGCGGGCGTCGCGGTCGCCGTGATTTTTTTCCTGCGCATGCGCATCGAGGAAATGGCCGGCAAGGCGGGCACGCAACAGGCGTTCGCCGGCGGCTTCGAGACCGAGGACGTGCTGTATCTGCTACCCCTTGTCACGCTGACGGGCGTCGTGTCGCCGTTCATTATCGCGGCTTCGATCGGGGCGCCGCTGTTCGCCATCTGGGTGGTGCTCGACTACGTGCGCATGACGCGCCGCCTGCGCCCCGCCAAGGAAACCGGTCAGGTGTGGAGCAGCCGATGAGCTTGCAAGCAGAACAAGAACAGGTCGTAGTGCCTTCCGTCGCCGCTGTACCCCGCGTCGCACGTGCCGCGGCCGGCGAACCGGACGGCGCGATCGGCCGCGCGCTGCAGCCGTTGAACACCGCGCGCCTGCGCAGCGACTACGAGAGCCAGGGCTCGTTCCTGTACCTCTCCGATTTCCTGCCCGCCGACGCCACGCAACAGTTGATCGACGCGGCCAACGCGCTGCTTCCCGAAGTCAACCGCAACTATCTGCCGGGCCACAAGGCGGGCGGCAGCGTGAGCCGTCACACCATCGACCGCCTCGCGCCGTACATCGCCGAGCTTTACCGCTCGCCGCAACTGATCGCGTGGCTCGAAAAGATCACGGGCGACCGCCTCCAGCTTTCACCCGAAGACGACCCGCACGCGTACGCGCTCTATTACTACACGCGCGCCGGCGACCATATCGGCTGGCATTACGACACGTCGTATTACGACGGCCGCCGCTATACGGTGCTGCTCGGCGTGATCGACGAGTCGTCTTGCAAGCTCGACTACGAACTGCACACGAAAGATCCGAACAAGGCGGATGAACCGGGCTCGGTGCAGTACCCGCCGGGCGCGCTCATCGTGTTCGATGGCGACAAGCTTCGCCATCGCGTCACGCCGAGCCTCGAAGGCGAAGTGCGCGTTTCGCTCACGCTCGAATACGTGACGAACCCGAACATGCGCCCGTGGCGCCGTTTTATCTCGAACATGAAGGACGCCATTGCGTACTTCGGTTTCCGCCAGGTGTTCCGCAAGGCGTTTGGAGGCAAGGCGTGAGCCGTGCTGCCATCCTGCTGCTGTCGATCGGCACGGCACTCTTCATTGCGCTGCTCGCCTGGCAGGGCCTCGGCTCGGTAACGGGCGCGCTTGCGGCCGCCGGTTGGGGGCTCGTGCTCGTCGCGGCGTTCCACATCGTGCCGCTCGCGCTCGACGCGGGTGCGATCGCCGTGCTCTTTGGAAAAGGCGAACGCGTCGATCAGCGTGATGCGCTGCTCGCGCGCTGGACGGGCGAATCGGTGAACAGCCTGTTGCCGGCAGGCCAGATCGGCGGCCCCGTAGCGATGGTGCGCCAGCTTGCCCAACGTGGCATGTCGATGCGCGACGCAGCCGCGGCCATCACCGTGAGCACCACGCTGCAGGCCGTTGCGCAGATCGTATTCGCCGTATTCGGCA
The nucleotide sequence above comes from Paraburkholderia flagellata. Encoded proteins:
- a CDS encoding porin, coding for MKKALILAGVLGAFAISAHAQSSVTLYGSLDAGIVYANNVGGHSLWAQGSGALSNNYFGFRGAEDLGGGLKAIFTLESGFNLNNGGYKNGDNGFNRQAYVGLKSDQFGTLTLGRQYDSMVDYLSPLSEAGAGFGNNLAGHPFDNDNLAQSYSIKNSVKYASANYSGFQFGGLYGFSNDANGFANGRAWSVGASYGNGPLEFAAAYSQQNNSGGLGAANSAASADQNISAQLQRSFGAGVNYTYGPAQVGFVWTHSQIDGMQSLSSGGSAPLPGLSGLNLHLDNYEINGAYHLTPALAFVGSYTFTDGTVTGNGSNNSPKWHTVVLGTDYSLSKRTDVYLAGVYQHASGSLGYNADGSGIANVAAINTLSPSSTNNQVAATIGLRHRF
- a CDS encoding DUF6900 domain-containing protein; the protein is MHDERLELLLAISRRTLGIETFELTGKPTADARLVSVEDIGRALESAYDAGLIVGYRMGRAECEQSA
- a CDS encoding helix-turn-helix domain-containing protein — translated: MDSTLTPSASTATTDLGRRVRAARVAQDLTLDTASRLCGVSRSTLSKVENGLMSPTFDVLQKIVGGLRIDLAELFGTPPKLNAGGRRALTRNGAGQRHAYRGYQMELLATDLAHKAMLPFRIRITAHSLDAFDDWGRHEGEEFLYVISGSVCLYSELYAPTYLETGDSLYFDSRTGHAAISTGEEDAEVLWMATSARLPGVAPDAPATSKSRAKTKLSTG
- a CDS encoding 2OG-Fe(II) oxygenase, encoding MSLQAEQEQVVVPSVAAVPRVARAAAGEPDGAIGRALQPLNTARLRSDYESQGSFLYLSDFLPADATQQLIDAANALLPEVNRNYLPGHKAGGSVSRHTIDRLAPYIAELYRSPQLIAWLEKITGDRLQLSPEDDPHAYALYYYTRAGDHIGWHYDTSYYDGRRYTVLLGVIDESSCKLDYELHTKDPNKADEPGSVQYPPGALIVFDGDKLRHRVTPSLEGEVRVSLTLEYVTNPNMRPWRRFISNMKDAIAYFGFRQVFRKAFGGKA
- a CDS encoding CDP-alcohol phosphatidyltransferase family protein, producing the protein MTEKDKPAKTAPRAVPLPRTWDARAARWLVTPLVPTRVTPNHLTTLRLLIGVAGGLYLARGGFLHVNIGAFLIVLSNFVDHTDGELARISGKTSRIGHFYDLAADALVTVLLFLGMGYGLGAVAGHSGAGWRVPPAVLGGIAGVAVAVIFFLRMRIEEMAGKAGTQQAFAGGFETEDVLYLLPLVTLTGVVSPFIIAASIGAPLFAIWVVLDYVRMTRRLRPAKETGQVWSSR
- a CDS encoding metal-dependent hydrolase, yielding MASGTAHHATGWAAGVIAAAIVTHQGADSAWHLYAALAFAAGVAGGSAPDWLEVAWWRKKRRLWITHRTLTHWGIGWIALLVWSYHRLGHVPLAAPAFGFACGGLIHLFADWPNPLGVPWIFQRHSLNWWRSGRCDLIVVAASWVAAWFFAVHGVPHDWSLAPLRRLV
- the pcaQ gene encoding pca operon transcription factor PcaQ — its product is MQNRLADGRVKFRHLQCFLAVAQMGSVQQAAESLSVTQPAVSKTIAELELVLGVKLFERGRHGAVPTREGQLFMPHASACVSALRQGVALLARDEGAVTATLDIGVLPTVATALLPAALRHFGEEWPRVSVRLLTGANTELLERLKTGAISFAVGRLADPERMVGLSFEQLYNEPLAVVVRAGHPLAQGAGLPAQLASFPLVLPPFGTLIRQAADSLLAAWGALPLSAFVELLSVSVGRALALQNDAVWFVPAGAVEYDLRRGTLVRLPLPSAGGEEPVGLVQRTDTQPTPAGRALIEAVRRAAREREVRPDGSAAPRKRRARAANISADKRSPSAKR
- a CDS encoding sugar ABC transporter ATPase, coding for MKTLTLRLLAATPLALIAACGSTPPSGTASNGEPMIYASSARSASSVASCLEDRLPHVHASRDGNTTELSVGSRSDAAYFVTLTPNGHGSVIRVTHGASASNDPPEEELRFDVARCTT